A stretch of DNA from Equus asinus isolate D_3611 breed Donkey chromosome 20, EquAss-T2T_v2, whole genome shotgun sequence:
ccaaagaagatatgcagttggccagcaggcacatgaaagatgtccaatatcactaattatcaaggaaatgcaaatcaaaactacaatgagatattgtcTTAAACCCATCAGATGGCTAGAAATAACAGgataggaaataacaagtgttggagaggatatggagaaaagggaactctaatacactgctggtgggagtgcaaactggtgcagccactgtggaaaacagtatggagattcctcaaaaaattaagaatagaactatagctattccactgctgggtatttatccaaagcatATGAAATCATGAgtgcataaagacacatgcactcctatgttcactgcagcattcacaatagccgagacttggaggcaacctaggtgtccatcagggcaggaatagaaaaaagatgtggtatatatacacaatggaatactgctcaacCATTAAAATGGATGAAATCTCCCCATGTTTGACAAGGTTGGACCTTGAAGatgttatgctaagcaaaataagtcagagggagtaagacaaataccatatgatctcactaattaaaggaaataaaaacaacaacaaacacatggatacagagactagattggtggttatcagagaggaaggggggaggaaggagggtgaatggggtgactaggcacatatgtatggtgatggatggtaattagtcttttcctggtgaatatgatgtaatctgcacagaaatcaaaatataatgatgtacacctgaaatttatataatgttacaaaccaatattacatcaataaaaaacaaaaacagctaatTTAACCCCCTTCAAAACAATGATATTTATCCACCTTCTCACTTTTTTGTTCCACAAAGTTAGTCTAATACAAAATAGCCTGACATATCCAGTTGTAGAAGTCTTCGTACTATCTTTGAACAGAAAGGGTTCGCTAGAATAGAATGTGTCAGAGACAAATGAACGTCTTCTAGTGAAATCTTCTCAGAGGCCTTTATCCACCCCTTTGCAGAGAGGATACGCCCTAAAAGAGGTCACACTATTAAGAGGATATTTGTGACCTTAAACTTTTGCTTATCTTTTATATAAGTGCCTCAGTTACATCCTCTGGAAAATACAATTGAAAAAAACTTTATAGGATTATTATAGAATTTTAGGACTTTCCATGATTACTCTGAAGATTAATTGGGTCAATACCTGTAAATCACGAGGAGCAGTACCTGGAATGTAGTGAGGAAGCTCATGTTATAGTTCCTATTGCTATTCTCTTAcaactactactactactactactactactactgttactactactactactactactactactactactactactactatcaCTAACATTTGGCTTCTAGGTCTTCTAACTCTCCCACCATGCAAACACATAAGGGAGATATGTGTTCTCTAGCAGACGGTGATTACCAAAACTTTTCCTGAACTGGCTGGGATTCCAGTTGCCAATCTGAGTTAAACAATGTCAAGGCAGTGGCATAATTTTGGTGAGTATGGGTTTGTGTAAAAGCCCATAACAGTTGTAGGAGGATCTGACACATCCAGTCACTTGAGTCAGGCGGACATGCAACAGATTCAAAGGCAGCACAGTCATTAGTTCATGCCAGAAAAAGCTTCATTCAGCCATCCattcatttagtattttttttcattcatgtcAAATATGCATTTAtgcttactatgttccaggaactgggtgaaaattaaatacatggggaaagaagaaagacactGTAATGTCTGTATGAAGCTTCCAGCATTGTGGAGAAAACAATACTGATTCTGTAACTACGTGTGCACTGAGTATTCCAGAGAAAATACACAGTGGTCTATGAGGGGTAACAGGTGTCCTTAATTTGGTTTCAGGGCTCAAGAAGGCTTCTGAGAGGATGGGAAACAACATTTAGGTTGGTACCTATAGCATAACTAGGCGTTACCCAGCTGAAGGGAAAAATACATTCAGGTAGAGTTAGTACATGTGAGAGGATGCTGAGGAAGGAAAGGATATGGATGTGtttaaggattttaaaaagacCAATGACTGATTCTCAGAGTTTGGACGTTAGAGATTGAGGGAagaatggagagagacagagaaataataCATGGGCCATAGTCAGGACTTTGTAAGCCCTTTAAGAAGTGTTGCCTTTATTCTAAGATTTCTGGGTGATATTAACAAAATAATCTATTGAGACTTATTGTCATGATTGGTGTACAGAGAATGAATTTGAAGAGAgtaagggagggaagaggaaaactTGTTATGGTTCTTACttgtcaggattctccagagaaacagaataggATATATattgatagatagacagatgatagatagatagatggatagacagatagatagatagattttttttttagggaatTTGCTCACACAACAGTGGGTGCCAGCAATTCCAAAATCCAGAGGGCAGTCCAGCAGACTAGAAATTCTGGTAAAAGCTGATACTCCTGATTTGAGTCCAAAGTTAGCCAGGGGAGAATCACTCTTTTTCAGAGAAcctcaggttttttttcttaagactttcaactgattggatgagggccACCCATGTCATGGAtggtaatttcttttatttagtctACTGATTtgaatgttaatcacatctaaaaaataccttcacagcaacctctagactggtgtttgaccaaagaACTAGTCACCATTctctagccaagttgacacataaaattagctatCACAGAACTActaatgtaaaataaatgtatgaattggtagcttgaaatagaaggacttacaatgaaaatgaagagaaataggaGATAAACATTGGACATAGAATGACAGGACTTTGTCATTGAAAGTAGGCAAACGGAGgtggaaaaagaaatacatttctctCAGGTTTCTGAATCAATAGATTGACTGAATGATAGTGACTCTTACTTGGATAAGGAATACTGAAGGCAAGCAACTTGGCAGTTGAAGGAGATAATTACTTTAGGTTTAGGTAATTTGCACTTGAGATGCAATACACAAAAATACTTTTGTCTAAAACACTAAATAAAGGacgagaaatgaaaaataaacatagtagTCATCAGGATATTGAGGTCAACTAAGCTTCACAGAGGAAACACGATCCAGTTCCCTCAATCTTCCTTAACAGGATGTGAGTCTGACCATGAACAAGTCTCTTCAAGAGTTTGTTAACCCAGCCCCTGAGGATTTCAGGAGCACTGCTCATTCCCACAAGCAAGTCACCTGTTTTGACCTGACAGAAGAATTCACAGGTTAGTCGTCCTGTTCTTTTAAGGGGTCTCCTATATCTAGGCTGGAGCCAGAGACTAGGAACACGGGACAGCATTTGTGGGTCCAAAAAGCCCATCACTAGCAGATAACCTTATTGCAAATAGAATGTCTGCAATAATTTTACTGTCTGGTTCCATTTGGTCATTTTCCTTCAGAATGTACTCAGTCATAACTATATGCTCATTTCAGGAAAAGATGCAGTTAAAAATGGACACAGTCTTAAAGGTTCATAGGTACAATAACATAAACTTACAGCAGAGAACATCTTttgaaaagatataaataaataaagtgttaaAATGATTTTAGAGATTAAGTATTTTCATGTTAACCAATTTGTGTTattaattaaaagttttattttgttttattaaatattactCACTATGGCCCTCTGATTTGCAATTTGATATGAGAAAATCCACCCCCTACCTTTAGCTCCACACTGGCTAATGAAATGAGATATGGATGACATATTTAGACGACAGAcattcaatttccttttcttattttacttacgGCATATTATCACATACAATCTTATAAAATAACAGGCTTCACTAACAAAACAATTTTCTAGCAAGCTCTTTCTTCAGAGCTCCCTTAATCTCATTGTTCCTGAGGCTATAGATGAGGGGGTTCAACATGGGGATCACTACCATGTAGAATACGGACACCACCTTGTTCTGGTCAGTTGTATAGCAAGACTTGGGCAGCACATAAATGAATGTGATGGTCCCATAGTACAGAGTGACAGCTGTGAGGTGtgaggcacaggtggagaaggccttgtGGCGCCCCTCAGTGGAGCGCATCTTcaggatggtgatgaggatgcaGATGTAGGAGACAGCTATGACAAACACCGTGACCACAACAATCGAGCCAGCCACAAATGAGGGGACAACTGTGGGGACACTGATAGCCAAACATGAGAGTTCAACTAAAGGagcaaaatcacagaaaaaatgatTGACTCGATTTGGTCCACAGAAGACTAAAGAATAGACACCAGCAGTAAAAGCAAAAGCATTGAATAAACCACCTATGTAAGACACTATGAGTAACTGAACACAAACTTGTGTGGACATTTTGGTGGAATAAAGTAATGGGCTGCAGATTGCCATAAAGCGATCATATGCCATGGCAGCCAGAAGGAAGCATTCAGTTGCCCCAAAGAAAGCAACAGAACCAAGCTGCATGGCACATCCATAATAGGAGATGGTATTTCTCTCCACCAGGAAGTTTACAAGCATATTGGGTGTAACAGAAGATGAATAGCCTATGTCAGCCAAAGCCAAGtggctcagaaaaaaatacataggatGATGGAGCTGAGAAGAGATTCTGATGAGAATGATTGTGCTGAGATTGCCAGATACAGTCACCAGGTAGATACACAGGATGACAATGAAGAGAATGACTCGAAGTTTCGGATCGTCAGTTAAGCCCAACAAAATGAACCCTGTCACTTCAGTGTAGTTTCCACCAACCAGGGCATCCATGACACAATGTAGCTGCTACCAAAATTCACCTGTGATGAAACATTACATTAAAGAAGTTGTAAATTtagtcatttcattttcattactaCATGTAGagattattaaaacaaataaattgttaaagctaactttaaactttttttaattcagaGTCCAgagtttatatatttatgtgtaatgAATCTTCTATATTTCAAAAGTTCTTTTTAGCAGAAAAACTAGAAAACCTACTTcgaataatatatttataaaatgtacttaaattggctttaaaattaaagatgaaaaaatataagCATTATgagaataacaaaaagaaatggtatgtatatattaaaagtatataaacaTAGGATTATGTAATGGAGATTTGAAATAACAGTTACTGAACAGTTACTAAATGATACAGGCACAGGATGAAGAGTTATATATTTagagttctattttaatttccatgaaaTAATCATAAGTACTTTAATTTTACttatacatgaagaaactgaCTTTGACAGTAAATCATTTATCTGAATTTACATAACAAGTGGTGGAATCAAGACGTGAATCCCAGGCAATCTGAATTCAGTCCATTCCCTTAGTAACTATgctataaaggaaattaaaaaatacttacgATGAAGTTGAGTTTCTTGGAAATGGGTGGATAATAAATGACCCTTTCTACTTTCTGAAAGCTATGTATAAAAGAAGTGCCTAGTTAACCACAAGTTAACAATTTCTATCAGTAAAACGAGACTATtttcaaaaggagaaatacaaTTTCCCTAATAGGACAAAGATGAAATAGAAAGGAATTGAAAATTAAGGTTATGAGAGAAGTCATCTATTGTAaatttattatagatttttaatatttacaattaAAGTATTGTTTTGTCAAGTACTTTGAAATATCAATCTAATTATTATGCAAAACATCATACGATTAATAACTAGGACACAAAGtacatttattcaaataaatcaaATGATTTCCTAATGtaataacattttctaatttaagtattacagaatgaaataatattagTTTCAACATAATATACAGCTGAGTAAATTTCTGACCTAAAAAGTTAAGTATATCCAGGTTCACCTGGTGAATGGCCAGGTTGAACCTCACCTCCAAGTTTTCTGACTTTATATTCTTTACTTAATCCAAAGTATTTGGTGGCCTGTAAGCTAAagcattcagaaaaataaacaaaggaagtCTTGCCACAAGATGTTTGCTAACAGTAAGTCCCCAAAGCATCTCAAAGCTACTAAATTTATGAACATTATGGCTGAATGCCAAGTTTAGATACTGTTGAAAAATCATGTAAGTTTCTGGTCTTACGGGTGGAAAAATGAGGAATTCTGGTGTCTTCCATTATGCTTGTCTACACACACTAAGAAGACTGAAGAGATCTAGGCTATTTCAGCTAGGGTTACCTGCTAGCAGACTGCTGGATTACATCTGCCTTGCTTCTCAGCTATGGCTGTGAGTACGGACACAgctttaaagaataaaatcttctcaaatggtaaaagaaaatcaatacatCAGATTAACtcacaaaagacaaaatcttacCCCTTGAAATAAGAATTTATTCCTTTTACAGCAATAAACCCAAAGTTGTTGTTATATAGCAGCTATGCTATCTTGTTGTTTGCCTTTGAGGATAAATCTCTGTAGATTCAAAATTTCAAATGTGAATTCAAAAGAACCAGGGATCATTACACATTCTCAAGTGCATACTGAGTAGTCCACTTCACACAGTCATAACAAATCTTTAAGGGTTCTGTCAATTCTCCAGtgatccattttttttctttttagctagGTGTTGATACACTTTCATTTGATGAGTATAGGGAGCataatataacaaaatatctCATAACCAAATGGTTCAAAATTTACTTTGATATTTCAGGTTAAGGACACTAAATCTCAAATATAAAAGAGTAACCTTAGCTTCATTCGTTCTACATGTATTCATTTCATAAGAGTTTTACATGGTACATGTAAGGCACCCATTAGGTGCTTTGGGAAATGGGGTGGAATGCCATGaaacttgaattttaaataacacaaatatttaaGACATGTATACTTTTTTTCCAAG
This window harbors:
- the LOC106827839 gene encoding olfactory receptor 5P76-like — encoded protein: MDALVGGNYTEVTGFILLGLTDDPKLRVILFIVILCIYLVTVSGNLSTIILIRISSQLHHPMYFFLSHLALADIGYSSSVTPNMLVNFLVERNTISYYGCAMQLGSVAFFGATECFLLAAMAYDRFMAICSPLLYSTKMSTQVCVQLLIVSYIGGLFNAFAFTAGVYSLVFCGPNRVNHFFCDFAPLVELSCLAISVPTVVPSFVAGSIVVVTVFVIAVSYICILITILKMRSTEGRHKAFSTCASHLTAVTLYYGTITFIYVLPKSCYTTDQNKVVSVFYMVVIPMLNPLIYSLRNNEIKGALKKELARKLFC